A single region of the Candidatus Paceibacterota bacterium genome encodes:
- a CDS encoding UbiA-like polyprenyltransferase, translating into MNALRKWASFVKFPHTVFALPFAVAAMAIAARDNRGWPGWRTFGLILAAMVCARTCAMAFNRIVDRKFDALNPRTADRHLPTGQITLASAVTLCVLSGAGFVIASFLLNPLCFCLSPVALAVICFYSLTKRFTDYTHVFLGLALALAPVGAWLAVKGADISPWEVLQMVVLAGIVILWLVGFDIIYALQDYEFDRAHGLRSLVVAWGPKNALQTAFLAHLITCGLLLVFGLLCRFRIAYLVGWMIIVLCLVLEHWIARRRSLNWINLAFFRLNAVVSAVFLLVVLTEVVFRSGFRLR; encoded by the coding sequence GTGAACGCCCTGCGCAAATGGGCTTCCTTCGTCAAGTTCCCCCACACTGTCTTTGCCCTGCCGTTTGCCGTAGCCGCCATGGCCATCGCCGCCCGCGATAACCGCGGCTGGCCCGGCTGGCGCACCTTCGGTTTAATTCTCGCGGCGATGGTATGCGCCCGCACCTGCGCAATGGCCTTCAATCGCATCGTGGACCGCAAGTTCGACGCCCTCAACCCTCGCACCGCCGACCGGCACCTGCCCACCGGCCAGATCACCCTGGCCAGTGCCGTGACCTTGTGTGTGCTCTCGGGCGCCGGATTCGTTATCGCCAGTTTCCTGCTTAATCCTCTCTGCTTTTGCCTCTCGCCAGTCGCGCTCGCCGTCATCTGTTTCTATTCTTTGACCAAGCGCTTTACTGATTACACCCACGTCTTTCTCGGGCTGGCCCTGGCGCTGGCCCCCGTCGGCGCATGGCTCGCTGTCAAGGGCGCGGACATCTCCCCCTGGGAAGTCCTCCAGATGGTCGTCCTGGCCGGCATTGTGATTCTCTGGCTTGTCGGCTTCGATATCATCTACGCGCTGCAGGACTACGAATTCGACCGAGCACACGGCCTTCGCTCCCTCGTCGTCGCCTGGGGGCCCAAGAATGCCCTGCAAACGGCCTTCCTTGCCCACCTCATCACGTGCGGCCTGCTGCTGGTCTTCGGACTCCTTTGCCGATTCCGCATCGCCTACCTCGTCGGTTGGATGATTATCGTCCTCTGCCTCGTCCTGGAGCATTGGATTGCCCGCCGCCGCAGCCTCAATTGGATCAACCTCGCCTTCTTCCGCCTCAACGCCGTGGTCAGCGCCGTCTTCCTGCTCGTCGTCCTCACCGAAGTCGTCTTCCGAAGCGGCTTCCGCCTGCGTTGA
- a CDS encoding UbiX family flavin prenyltransferase has product MKILVAITGASGALYAQRLLDNLDPSRHQVHVILSQYAPAVIAEELPGGLRLPPGVIPHNLKSMNAPFASGSNAPDAMVVIPCSMGTLGRIAHGYSENVLLRAADVALKEKKKLILVPRETPLNLIHIRNFELLLQAGATMLPANPCFYSRPQNVEQLVDTVVARVLDHLGLPQQLVPRWQEERE; this is encoded by the coding sequence TTGAAAATACTTGTCGCCATCACCGGAGCTAGTGGCGCGCTTTACGCCCAGCGCCTGCTGGATAACCTTGATCCCTCCCGGCACCAGGTTCACGTCATTCTCAGCCAATACGCACCGGCGGTCATCGCTGAGGAACTGCCCGGCGGCTTGCGCCTGCCTCCCGGCGTAATCCCCCACAACCTCAAGAGCATGAACGCCCCCTTCGCCAGCGGATCCAACGCGCCCGACGCCATGGTCGTCATCCCGTGCAGCATGGGCACCCTGGGACGCATCGCGCACGGCTACAGCGAGAACGTTCTGCTGCGCGCGGCCGACGTGGCCCTGAAAGAGAAGAAGAAGCTCATCCTCGTCCCCCGCGAGACGCCGCTCAATCTGATCCATATCAGGAACTTCGAACTCCTTCTCCAGGCGGGCGCTACCATGCTCCCCGCCAACCCCTGCTTCTACTCGCGCCCGCAAAACGTTGAGCAACTCGTTGACACTGTTGTCGCCCGCGTCCTTGATCACCTCGGCCTGCCGCAACAACTCGTCCCCCGCTGGCAGGAGGAGCGGGAGTGA
- a CDS encoding N-acetylmuramoyl-L-alanine amidase produces MSESGNVFAREPGGCVWVFCLLAVALAGCATRPHEPGESVSDWEQEEVAATPAVPPAPVVVPSPEAAPVPPPIVVTDEPTQTWVPLGRWCLAKGLAAPNLLAVAMFPTYSLSTAKGVFVIRAGSDSARWDGLELRLGFPPQVIDGQPYMHTLDLSKTLEPLATGGSASLQGTNLTIVIDPGHGGNDSGAKCVLGYGYEKDFTLDWARRAGALLAEQGWQVFLTRTADVDMALSNRVAFAEAHQADLFLSLHFNSAAPSDREAGLETYCLTPTGMPSNLSRGYGDDPALAFPNNAFDAQNLQLALRVHRALLQVNGRLDRGVRRARFLGVLRGQNRPAVLVEGGYLSNPAEARRIADPAYRQRLAEGIALAVVETSEGRSAKSETGVPGPNDPNRRAELVSRKAGSQ; encoded by the coding sequence GTGTCAGAATCAGGCAATGTGTTTGCCCGCGAGCCAGGCGGCTGCGTTTGGGTGTTCTGCCTGCTGGCCGTAGCGCTGGCGGGTTGCGCTACCAGACCGCATGAGCCAGGTGAGTCGGTGTCGGATTGGGAACAGGAGGAGGTAGCTGCCACGCCGGCAGTGCCGCCTGCCCCGGTGGTTGTGCCATCCCCTGAAGCGGCGCCAGTCCCGCCACCGATTGTTGTCACCGATGAGCCGACTCAGACCTGGGTTCCGCTGGGCCGCTGGTGCCTGGCTAAGGGTTTGGCGGCGCCGAACCTGCTGGCGGTGGCAATGTTCCCGACCTATTCGTTAAGCACGGCCAAGGGTGTATTCGTGATTCGCGCGGGCAGTGATTCAGCGCGTTGGGACGGTCTGGAACTGCGGTTGGGGTTCCCGCCGCAGGTGATAGATGGACAGCCCTACATGCACACGCTCGACCTGAGCAAGACGCTGGAACCACTGGCTACCGGAGGATCCGCAAGCCTTCAGGGAACCAACCTGACGATCGTCATCGATCCGGGTCACGGCGGCAATGATTCGGGGGCCAAGTGCGTTCTGGGCTATGGCTACGAGAAGGACTTCACGCTGGATTGGGCGCGCAGGGCGGGGGCGCTGCTGGCCGAGCAGGGGTGGCAGGTGTTTCTGACGCGCACCGCGGACGTGGACATGGCGCTTTCGAACCGGGTCGCGTTCGCCGAGGCGCACCAGGCCGACTTGTTCCTGAGTTTGCATTTCAACTCCGCGGCACCGAGCGATCGCGAGGCCGGCTTGGAGACTTACTGCCTCACGCCGACGGGCATGCCTTCGAACCTCAGCCGGGGCTACGGCGACGACCCGGCACTGGCGTTTCCCAACAACGCTTTCGACGCGCAGAACCTGCAGTTGGCGTTGCGGGTGCATCGGGCGCTGCTCCAAGTCAACGGGCGGCTGGATCGGGGCGTGCGGCGGGCGCGGTTCCTGGGGGTGCTGCGCGGACAGAACCGCCCGGCGGTGCTGGTGGAGGGAGGCTACCTGTCCAATCCCGCCGAGGCGCGGCGGATCGCCGATCCGGCCTATCGGCAGCGCCTGGCGGAAGGAATCGCCCTGGCGGTCGTGGAGACTTCCGAAGGCAGAAGCGCGAAGTCCGAAACGGGGGTTCCAGGACCGAACGACCCAAACCGTCGGGCGGAGTTGGTGTCCAGGAAGGCGGGATCCCAGTGA
- a CDS encoding NAD-dependent epimerase/dehydratase family protein, whose amino-acid sequence MTPQPAARSPQRILVTGGAGFIGSHLVERLLAEGNSVTVVDDLSTGSLNNLRAVKTSSRLRVIESKLSTCRVLGQLVAEAECVYHLAAAVGVDLVVRSPIHVLETNLHETEVLLEAAAAEGVPVLLASTSEVYGKSQKEAFSEEDDLLIGPPHQSRWSYACSKLMDEFLALAYAKEQALPVIIARLFNTVGPRQTGQYGMVLPRFITAARRGEPLRVFGDGLQTRCFCYVGDTVEALVRLQNCPAAHGQVFNVGSTEEISMRDLAGLVIELLGSSSVVELVPYSRAYEPGFDDMRRRKPVVEKLAATVGFRPLTRLRTIIELVSGCKGDTPYPNRIHTGPTP is encoded by the coding sequence GTGACGCCGCAGCCCGCAGCTCGCAGCCCGCAAAGGATTCTGGTCACCGGCGGGGCGGGGTTCATCGGGTCGCACCTGGTGGAGCGGCTGCTGGCGGAGGGCAATTCGGTGACCGTGGTGGATGACCTCTCGACCGGGAGCCTGAACAATCTGCGCGCGGTCAAGACCAGTTCCCGGCTGCGGGTGATTGAGTCAAAGCTCTCGACCTGTCGCGTGTTGGGACAGTTGGTGGCGGAGGCGGAATGCGTTTACCACCTGGCGGCGGCGGTGGGAGTGGACCTGGTGGTGCGGTCGCCGATTCATGTGCTGGAGACGAACCTGCACGAGACGGAGGTGCTGCTGGAAGCGGCGGCGGCGGAGGGCGTGCCCGTGCTGTTGGCCTCCACCTCGGAGGTGTATGGCAAGAGCCAGAAGGAAGCGTTTAGCGAGGAAGACGACCTGCTGATCGGCCCGCCGCACCAGTCGCGGTGGAGCTACGCGTGCTCGAAGCTGATGGACGAATTCCTGGCGCTGGCCTACGCGAAGGAACAGGCGCTGCCGGTGATCATCGCGCGCCTGTTTAACACTGTTGGCCCGCGTCAGACCGGGCAGTACGGCATGGTGCTGCCGCGGTTCATCACCGCAGCCAGGCGAGGAGAACCGCTTCGAGTCTTTGGCGACGGCCTACAGACCCGCTGCTTCTGCTATGTGGGAGACACAGTTGAAGCACTGGTGCGCCTGCAAAACTGCCCGGCGGCACACGGGCAGGTGTTCAACGTAGGCAGCACCGAGGAAATCAGCATGCGAGACCTGGCCGGCCTGGTAATCGAGCTCCTGGGGTCCAGCTCAGTGGTTGAACTTGTCCCATACAGCCGGGCCTATGAACCCGGGTTTGACGATATGCGCCGCCGCAAGCCGGTGGTGGAGAAACTGGCCGCGACGGTCGGCTTTCGTCCGCTCACCCGGCTGCGGACCATTATTGAGCTGGTGTCAGGCTGCAAAGGAGACACACCGTATCCTAACCGTATCCACACCGGACCCACACCGTAG
- a CDS encoding HAD family hydrolase, whose translation MLPVPSFEGLVEFGPGFSPRSQISHVVFDFDGTLSWLRHGWPELMFEVFREYLPDTKDHAGAAVHELLMEDILALNGKSSIHQMIRGVERLRERGGRPPSPEALLREYQKRLDTVIRERTEAILTGKARREDFVVHGARGLLEALRGRGLTLIILSGTIEHRIKEEADLLDLARYFGRHIYGGTADVAQSSKRAVIERLLREEGISGEHLLSLGDGPVEIEVTKAAGGLAVGVASDEERNGSGAMQPQKHKVLAAAGADMLIPDYRDAAALMECILGP comes from the coding sequence ATGCTCCCCGTACCGTCGTTCGAGGGATTAGTGGAATTCGGCCCGGGCTTCTCACCGCGCTCGCAAATCAGCCACGTGGTATTTGACTTCGACGGCACGCTGTCCTGGCTGCGGCATGGCTGGCCGGAGCTGATGTTTGAAGTGTTCCGGGAATACCTGCCCGACACGAAGGACCACGCCGGCGCAGCGGTGCACGAGCTGCTGATGGAGGACATCCTCGCGTTAAACGGCAAGTCCTCAATTCACCAAATGATCCGTGGCGTGGAGCGATTGCGCGAGCGTGGCGGACGGCCCCCCAGCCCCGAAGCGTTGCTGCGGGAATATCAGAAACGGCTCGACACGGTGATCCGGGAACGGACCGAGGCGATTCTGACCGGGAAAGCGCGCCGGGAGGATTTCGTGGTGCACGGTGCGCGGGGCTTGCTCGAAGCGCTCCGCGGGCGCGGCCTGACCCTGATCATTCTGAGTGGCACCATCGAGCATCGGATCAAGGAGGAGGCTGACCTGCTCGACCTGGCGCGCTATTTTGGCCGCCACATTTACGGCGGCACGGCCGATGTGGCGCAGTCCTCGAAGCGGGCGGTGATTGAGCGCTTGCTGCGGGAGGAAGGCATTTCGGGCGAACACCTGCTGTCCCTCGGCGACGGGCCGGTGGAGATCGAGGTGACGAAGGCCGCGGGCGGGCTGGCGGTGGGGGTGGCCAGCGACGAGGAGCGGAATGGCTCCGGCGCCATGCAGCCGCAAAAGCACAAGGTGCTGGCCGCCGCGGGCGCCGACATGCTCATTCCGGATTATCGTGATGCCGCGGCGCTGATGGAGTGTATTCTTGGCCCATGA
- a CDS encoding PfkB family carbohydrate kinase gives MDAARFNEIVERYPALRIAVVGDFCLDRYLEIDPTKQETSLETGLPVHNVVNVRAQPGGAGTIVNNLAALGIGAIFPLGLIGEDGEGYELCRALEGLAGVQSRHMVRTPHRHTFTYCKPLMVEPHKPPVELNRLDLKNWTPTSTWLQELLATQLLEVAAQVDAIIVLDQVGIPETGVVTRKVLAALESLVETRPGLLVLADSRRGLRGFPPVVFKMNAAELSALTGMPGELSPAQIEAAAVDLARRNGRNVFVTQAARGMLGATPDGQTHCTPALPRRGEIDVVGAGDAVSANLTVAMAAGATLSETLELANAAASVVVHKLGTTGTADVPEIRRLAVSPGNS, from the coding sequence ATGGACGCTGCGCGCTTCAACGAAATCGTCGAGCGCTATCCCGCGTTGCGCATCGCAGTCGTGGGCGATTTCTGCCTCGACCGCTACCTGGAGATTGACCCAACGAAGCAGGAAACCTCCCTCGAGACTGGGCTGCCCGTCCACAATGTCGTGAACGTGCGCGCGCAGCCGGGCGGCGCGGGGACCATCGTGAACAATCTGGCCGCGCTGGGAATTGGAGCGATCTTCCCGCTAGGCTTGATTGGCGAGGATGGAGAGGGGTACGAACTATGCCGCGCGCTGGAGGGTCTGGCCGGGGTGCAGTCGCGCCACATGGTGCGCACGCCGCACCGGCACACGTTTACCTACTGCAAACCGCTCATGGTGGAGCCCCACAAGCCGCCCGTGGAGCTCAACCGCCTGGATCTCAAGAACTGGACGCCGACCTCAACGTGGCTCCAGGAACTCCTGGCCACCCAACTCCTGGAGGTGGCGGCGCAGGTGGATGCGATCATTGTGCTGGACCAGGTTGGTATTCCGGAAACCGGGGTCGTGACCCGGAAGGTTCTGGCGGCGCTGGAGAGTCTGGTGGAGACGAGGCCGGGGCTGCTGGTGCTCGCCGACAGCCGGCGTGGGTTGCGGGGCTTCCCGCCGGTCGTCTTCAAGATGAACGCGGCCGAGTTGTCCGCGTTAACGGGAATGCCGGGCGAGTTGAGCCCAGCGCAGATTGAAGCCGCCGCCGTTGACCTGGCGCGCCGGAATGGCCGGAATGTGTTCGTCACGCAGGCGGCTCGCGGCATGCTGGGCGCCACGCCGGACGGCCAAACCCATTGCACCCCCGCTCTGCCTCGGCGCGGCGAGATTGACGTCGTCGGAGCTGGAGACGCGGTGTCCGCCAATCTGACGGTGGCGATGGCCGCCGGCGCCACCCTGAGCGAAACCCTGGAGCTGGCTAACGCTGCCGCATCTGTGGTCGTCCATAAACTCGGCACCACGGGCACGGCTGATGTTCCTGAGATTCGGCGTCTGGCCGTCTCGCCAGGCAATTCATAA
- a CDS encoding prepilin-type N-terminal cleavage/methylation domain-containing protein, with translation MPVKLRRRFRKAGGGAFTLIELLVVIAIIAILAALLLPALASAKEKGKRAVCKSNMRQTVYTVHMYGMDFQDYVPDGRDNNRPPQWHAIRVNSVTYTNMIRYTGNLKVMDCPNFTYGSFKRYANAYGFLVGYAYLGRALDASTLSSWPPTAPEYWRSPIKTTESGTNFIVADANTFGGSLNMAPHGKTGPMNRTSQASPTIPATFINDAGGNDDPKTIGGAGGNVGFLDGSVVWKSMRQMQKRFASSYILYYGYW, from the coding sequence ATGCCTGTTAAACTGAGGCGCAGGTTTCGCAAAGCCGGCGGAGGGGCATTCACGCTTATTGAATTGCTGGTGGTGATTGCCATTATTGCCATCCTGGCGGCGCTGCTGCTGCCGGCGCTGGCCTCGGCCAAGGAAAAAGGCAAGCGCGCCGTTTGCAAGAGCAACATGCGCCAGACCGTTTACACCGTTCACATGTATGGCATGGACTTTCAGGACTATGTGCCCGACGGGCGCGACAACAACCGTCCCCCCCAGTGGCACGCTATTCGTGTCAACAGCGTCACCTACACGAACATGATCCGCTATACCGGCAACTTGAAGGTCATGGACTGCCCGAATTTCACCTACGGCAGCTTCAAGCGTTATGCGAACGCTTACGGCTTCCTGGTGGGCTACGCCTACCTGGGCCGCGCGTTGGACGCCTCGACCTTGAGCAGCTGGCCGCCCACCGCGCCCGAATACTGGCGCTCGCCGATAAAGACCACCGAATCCGGCACCAACTTCATCGTGGCTGACGCCAACACGTTTGGCGGAAGCTTGAACATGGCGCCACACGGAAAGACCGGGCCGATGAATCGCACCAGCCAGGCTTCGCCGACCATACCGGCCACGTTCATCAACGACGCAGGTGGGAACGACGACCCGAAAACGATCGGCGGGGCTGGAGGCAATGTCGGCTTCCTTGACGGCTCGGTCGTCTGGAAGAGCATGCGGCAGATGCAGAAGCGGTTTGCCTCCTCCTACATCCTCTACTACGGCTACTGGTGA
- the queD gene encoding 6-carboxytetrahydropterin synthase QueD yields MKMELRKTYQFEAAHLLPHLPKSHKCRRLHGHSFKVEVAVAGECDPRLGWLMDYADITRAFQPIWKKLDHFYLNDIPGLDNPTSENVAAWIWRRLKPRLPLLTEVVVAETCTARCVYRGEQS; encoded by the coding sequence ATGAAGATGGAACTACGCAAGACCTACCAGTTTGAGGCGGCGCACCTGCTGCCACACCTGCCCAAGTCGCACAAATGCCGCCGGTTGCACGGCCACAGTTTCAAGGTGGAGGTTGCCGTCGCCGGCGAATGCGACCCCAGGCTCGGCTGGCTGATGGACTACGCCGACATCACGCGGGCCTTCCAGCCGATCTGGAAGAAGCTCGACCACTTCTACCTCAACGACATCCCCGGACTGGACAACCCGACCAGCGAGAATGTTGCCGCCTGGATCTGGCGAAGGCTCAAACCAAGACTGCCTCTGTTGACGGAGGTGGTGGTGGCCGAAACTTGCACCGCCCGGTGTGTCTATCGCGGGGAGCAGAGTTGA
- a CDS encoding acyl-CoA reductase yields the protein MNLPDYFLADLPAAATLSPVMISEACRTLRRNRERYLAHRSTHSLVRVISDVARSWREPDYQFRKLALEQGPGATGFPRATLVRGLDAFFRQLTPEHFHALLEQDLGHAQRLDEMVSGDAEQKTHRASLVTAPEMLVHIAAGNLPSPTLGSMVLGVLGRSAQFVKCASGTTLLPRLFAHSLYEVEPKLGACLEVAEWRGGSEELEKALFDEADCVTATGTDETLAAIRQRLPGKARFVGYGHRVSFAYVSGAALAASGARRIAGQAAADVAAWNQQGCLSPHVIYVEQGGAVLPEQFAEMLAEELERREETEPRGELPVEAAAAIASRRAFYEVRAAHSPDTRQWCSRDSTAWTVIYEADPRFQASCLNRFIYVKSVKDLTEALQSADGVRGRVSTVGLAAPEDMAQALATALARWGVSRVCPLGRMQEPPLAWRHDGRPALGDLVTWTDWEPDRGS from the coding sequence ATGAACCTGCCTGATTACTTTCTGGCGGACCTGCCCGCGGCGGCGACTCTAAGCCCCGTGATGATTAGCGAGGCGTGCCGGACGCTTAGGCGCAACCGCGAGCGCTACCTGGCCCACCGTTCCACGCACAGCCTCGTGCGCGTGATCAGCGACGTGGCCCGAAGCTGGCGCGAACCGGATTACCAGTTTCGCAAGCTGGCCCTTGAACAGGGGCCAGGCGCAACCGGCTTCCCCCGCGCGACACTGGTCCGGGGGCTGGACGCCTTCTTCAGACAGCTGACACCGGAGCACTTCCACGCCCTGCTGGAACAGGATTTGGGTCACGCGCAGCGGCTCGACGAGATGGTGTCGGGCGATGCCGAGCAAAAGACGCACCGCGCTTCGCTGGTGACCGCTCCGGAGATGCTGGTGCACATCGCGGCCGGCAACCTGCCGAGCCCCACGCTTGGCTCGATGGTGCTGGGCGTGCTGGGGCGGTCAGCGCAGTTCGTGAAGTGCGCCAGCGGCACAACCTTGCTGCCGCGCCTGTTTGCGCACTCGCTGTATGAGGTGGAACCGAAACTGGGCGCCTGCCTGGAAGTGGCCGAGTGGCGCGGGGGAAGCGAGGAGCTGGAGAAGGCCTTGTTCGACGAGGCCGACTGCGTGACGGCCACGGGCACCGATGAAACGCTGGCGGCGATTCGCCAGCGGCTGCCGGGCAAAGCGCGGTTTGTGGGCTACGGCCACCGGGTCAGCTTTGCGTATGTTTCAGGCGCGGCACTGGCCGCCTCGGGCGCGCGGCGGATTGCCGGCCAGGCCGCCGCTGATGTCGCCGCCTGGAACCAACAGGGCTGCCTTTCGCCGCACGTCATTTACGTGGAGCAGGGCGGGGCGGTGCTGCCCGAGCAGTTTGCCGAAATGCTGGCGGAGGAGTTGGAGCGGCGCGAGGAAACCGAACCGCGCGGCGAGCTGCCCGTGGAAGCTGCCGCTGCCATCGCTTCGCGGCGCGCTTTCTACGAGGTGCGTGCCGCCCACTCGCCGGACACCCGCCAGTGGTGCAGCCGGGATTCAACGGCCTGGACAGTGATCTACGAAGCCGATCCGCGCTTCCAGGCTTCCTGCCTGAACCGGTTCATCTACGTCAAGAGCGTGAAGGACTTGACCGAAGCGTTGCAGAGTGCCGACGGCGTGCGGGGCCGAGTTTCGACGGTGGGGCTTGCCGCACCCGAAGACATGGCGCAGGCGCTGGCGACCGCACTGGCGCGCTGGGGGGTCTCACGCGTCTGTCCGCTCGGCCGGATGCAGGAGCCGCCGCTGGCCTGGCGGCACGATGGCCGGCCGGCACTGGGCGACCTGGTGACCTGGACAGATTGGGAGCCGGATCGAGGAAGCTAG
- a CDS encoding MFS transporter, translated as MNAHDQHRTRTLWLTGLLHGFTHVYQVVLIPLYLLIQRDLKLTSVDQATLLMTVMMAACFAPSYPIGVLADRMDRKKLLGFGLALNGLAFVALALAPNYAWTLVAVAAAGFGGSFYHPAATAMVARLYPGSRGKALGLVGIGASVGFFVGPIYAGWRAGLLEPVLGPAAWRRPVLELGLLGIAVAALFYWLADDEQPAPAAERNSDRAGRMFPTPALWIFFLLYCLAFSVRDFAGSSMGSLSSLFLQNARNYDPKWTGLALSGMFVAAIISNPLFGHLSDRGRKRWIALVLTVAAAAMAVFPHVPSGWTLPVLLVYGFFFMASYPMTEAALMDSVPDAVRGRAFGLFVMGGGVIGNLSHWAVGAKVRLLGPAAHTVSAYFPIYLAVALLTLASLTGLLCLRAIQRREGPVTSAARPDSMPLLT; from the coding sequence ATGAACGCGCACGACCAACATCGGACCCGGACGCTCTGGCTGACCGGCCTGCTGCACGGCTTCACACACGTGTATCAGGTGGTGTTGATCCCCCTCTACCTGCTGATCCAAAGAGACCTCAAATTGACCAGCGTGGACCAGGCCACTTTGTTGATGACCGTGATGATGGCGGCCTGCTTCGCGCCGAGCTATCCCATTGGGGTGCTGGCGGACCGGATGGATCGCAAGAAACTGCTCGGTTTTGGGCTGGCGCTCAACGGGCTGGCATTTGTGGCGCTGGCGCTGGCGCCAAATTATGCGTGGACGCTCGTGGCGGTCGCCGCGGCCGGATTTGGTGGGAGCTTTTATCACCCCGCCGCCACGGCGATGGTGGCGCGTCTGTATCCGGGCAGCAGGGGCAAGGCGCTTGGGTTGGTCGGCATCGGGGCGAGCGTGGGCTTCTTCGTCGGGCCAATCTACGCCGGCTGGCGCGCGGGCCTGCTCGAACCGGTTTTGGGCCCGGCTGCCTGGCGCCGGCCGGTGCTTGAGCTGGGCCTGCTGGGGATAGCTGTCGCCGCTCTGTTCTACTGGCTGGCGGACGATGAGCAGCCCGCACCAGCGGCCGAGCGCAACTCTGATCGGGCAGGGCGGATGTTTCCCACTCCCGCGCTCTGGATTTTCTTCCTGCTATACTGCCTGGCGTTCAGTGTGCGCGATTTCGCCGGGTCGAGCATGGGCAGCCTCAGCTCGCTGTTCCTGCAGAACGCCCGCAACTACGATCCCAAGTGGACCGGGCTGGCTTTAAGCGGCATGTTTGTCGCGGCGATCATAAGCAATCCGCTCTTCGGCCACCTGAGCGACCGGGGCCGCAAGCGCTGGATCGCACTGGTTCTAACGGTGGCAGCCGCGGCCATGGCGGTCTTTCCGCACGTGCCTTCCGGCTGGACGCTCCCGGTGCTGCTGGTCTATGGGTTCTTCTTCATGGCCAGCTACCCGATGACCGAGGCGGCGCTGATGGACTCGGTGCCGGACGCCGTGCGCGGACGCGCGTTTGGCCTGTTCGTCATGGGCGGCGGTGTGATCGGCAATCTCTCTCACTGGGCAGTGGGCGCGAAGGTCAGGCTCCTTGGACCCGCGGCGCACACGGTCAGCGCTTATTTTCCGATCTACCTGGCCGTTGCTTTGCTGACGCTGGCATCGCTCACCGGGCTGCTTTGCCTGCGCGCCATTCAACGGCGCGAAGGGCCGGTGACGTCGGCAGCGCGCCCGGACTCGATGCCTTTGCTGACATGA